Proteins encoded together in one Bos indicus isolate NIAB-ARS_2022 breed Sahiwal x Tharparkar chromosome 3, NIAB-ARS_B.indTharparkar_mat_pri_1.0, whole genome shotgun sequence window:
- the ZNF644 gene encoding zinc finger protein 644 isoform X4 encodes MLIRQNLALDCKQKKSRSRSGSKKKLLTLPHGADEVYILRCRFCGLVFRGPLSVQEDWIKHLQRHIVNANLPRTGAGMVEVTSLLKKPASITETSFSLLMAEAAS; translated from the exons CCTTAGATTGTAAGCAAAAGAAATCAAGGTCAAGATCCGGAAGCAAGAAGAAACTTTTAACATTACCTCATGGTGCTGACGAGGTTTACATTCTCCGATGCAG GTTTTGTGGCCTAGTCTTTCGTGGACCATTGTCTGTTCAGGAAGACTGGATTAAGCACTTACAACGACACATTGTAAACGCTAATCTTCCACGGACTGGAGCTGGCATGGTGGAAGTCACATCACTACTCAAAAAGCCTGCCTCCATTACAGAAACTTCATTTTCTCTACTAATGGCAGAAGCAGCTTCATAG